The genomic segment ATCTAAATAGCTCTAATCTTATTTCTTGTAGTCAATCAATAAATATTTGATAATATTCCTGAAGGTATTTCGTGCTTTGCTTAGATAAAATCAAGATAAAATTAGCCTATAGATTGTTTTTAGGTTCAAAATAAATCTTTGTGATTAATTAAAAGTGTATATCGCCCCTTATTTGGTAAATTTAATCGTATTCGTATTAGGTGCTTGTATCGGTAGTTTTCTCAACGTCGTTATTTATCGCCTCCCTGCCAAAATTTCCCTAATTCATCCCCCTTCCCGTTGCCCCCATTGTTTACATCCTTTAGGGGTGACGGAAAATGTCCCTGTTTTTGGCTGGTTATGGTTGGGGGGGAGGTGTCGTTGGTGCAAAACTTCCATTTCTTTTCGCTATCCTCTGATAGAAGCGATAACGGGGGTATTGTTTGTATTAATTTTTTTACAATTCGGTATTTCTTGGTTAACTTTGGGTTATTTTATCTTTGTTAGTTGGTTAATTAGTCTTGCCCTTATTGATTTTGATACTTTGACTTTGCCTAATGTTTTAACGCAAACGGGGTTGGTGGTGGGTTTAATTTTTCAAACAGTCTTGGGATTTATCCATAATGGGGTTGCGGGGGCGAGTCAATTTTTATTCACTGCTATTTTAAGTGCGGTGATTGGTATCTGGTTATTTGATGCCATTTTAATTATTGGAACTTTTGTTTTTGGTAAACCTGCCATGGGGGGAGGAGATCCCAAATTAGTTGCTATGATTGGGGTATGGTTAGGGTGGCAAAATGTTCTTATAACAGGGTTTTTGGCTTGTTTTGTGGGTACTTTTTTTGGTCTAGGTGCGATCGCCCTTGGAGGTTTAAAGAAAGGGCAACCTATGCCTTTTGGCCCCTTTTTGGTGGTAGGTGCAATTATTGCCTTATTTTACGGTGATGGGTTACTTTCGGCTTACCTCGATTATATGTTTTAATGACAATGAAAACCCACCACAAAACTTTATATGGGCAATAGACCGACGATCAATTAAGATCAAGTTATCGTAAAACTTAATCAAACATCACTACACAAAATAATGTTGTTATCAAAACATAATCCAGTTAAAAAATATTATTTTTTAGCAACATTAACCCTTTCCCTCTCCTTATGGGGAATTATAACTTTTCCCGGCCATAGTGAAGAAAGACAAGAAGAAATACTATTCCAAACAAAAGCAAATCTAGTCATTAATAAACTAGCTCAAAGTCAGAAAATCCCCTCCGAAGGAGACTTTGAAAAATATGCTTTCCCCTCAATTATTGCGCACCTAGAAAAAAATATCGACCCCGATTGGACTACTAGCCAAATAGAACGTTTTACCAATCGTAGCCCAGAGAGTTTTTATATCAACAGAGAAGCATTTGCTTCCCCTGGAATTACTCGAATTATATACAAATATAATAATAATGAACAAGTAAAAAAAGGTAAAAATCAATATTTAGACTTTATTTTTCATCCTCAAAGATTGAACACTAATTATAATTTTTGGGATACAGGAGGGACTGAAAATTTTGTTAATATGATTAGAACTAGCGGTTATCTTCTCTCCTTAAAAACAGAAAATAGTCAATATCCAAGGGCAAAAGAAAAACAACAAAAAACAGAAAATTGGATTAGACAAAAAGCTCAAACAACCTATCGAGTTGGTACAGCGGAATGGGATTCTAGCACCTATACAATTTACAATATAATTGGTTGGCTTAATATCTATGATTTTGCAGAAGATGAAGAGATAAAAAAAATTGCTCAAGCAATGTTAGATTACTACTCTTCGGTAATGGCCTTAAAATATTCTGATGGAGTTTATGGAGGTGCTGAACAAAGGGGCGGAGGGGCAATAAAAAGTTTTCAAAGCGAGACTGATTTTCTAAATTGGTTTTGGTTTAGTCATTATATTCCTGAAGATGAATCTTTTTTTAATTGGCCTCAATATTTGCCTTTAATTCATGCCGTTACTAGCAGTTATCGCCCCCCTCAAGAAGCATTAGAATTGGCAAGAAAAAATATTAATTTACCTACTTATTACCACAACTATAAAGCTACTTATGATTTTTCTAATGTTAATATTCCTGAATTTTTTTATATAGCAAATAGTTATACTCTTGGCAGTGTTATCGTTTCTAGTGGTGAACAGGTAGTTAGCTGGAAATTAGTTAGTTTTTCTGAAAATAACCAATCAACAAAGGTTATTACAGGAGCAAATTCCTTTTATAATAGGAGTAAAAATGGAGTAGGTAAAACAACCTTTGATTATTATTCACAATATGAAAATGTTTTATTACAAAAAACAGTCGTTCCTGAAATAGTCAAAAGAGATTTTCAAAGACAAACTTTAAGAACTTTTATTGATACGTTATTAATAGGTATTAAATGTGGTAATACTTGCCAAAGTTTATTAGCTCAAAAGTTACAAAATCTTATTCCTCAGTCTAATTATCCTATCAAAAAAATTAATGGTCAATATAAAATAGGTAATTATGTTTCTTTCCCCTCGGATACCATAATACAGGAACGAAATAATATCTTTTTTCTAAATGCTAATCAAACTTATTTAGCCATTTTTCCTCTTAATCAAGATGCTGAAATTATTTCCTTAGAAAACAGCAGTAGAAGTTATTTACAAAGTCTTTCTAATTTAGACAATCCAGCGGGTTTTTTATTAGTTGCAGAAGATTCTTCTAACTATGATAATTTTAATGTTTTTCAAAATGATATTATCAATAAATCTCAACTTAATTTAGATGAATTAGATAATGGCATAATTGAGTTTGTATCGCCTAATCATTCTTTCTTAACTTTTATAACTAATCATAGTTCTGATATTCCCAAAATTTTAGTTAATAATCAACTACAAAAAAATAATATTAATCAGGGTATTTTATACGGTGGAAATAATCTTAATATTAAAGATCGTATTTTAACTATTGAAGGTCAAACTTCTACTTATGAAATTAATTATCAGAATAATTTACCTATTTTTACAAGAACATATAAGCAGTAAAAGGAACGATTTATCTTTTTTAAAAAAATAATTTATTCTTTAAAGTATTTATGATGACTTTGATATGTGGAATTGTGAACTAATTCAGTATTAATTTATCATTTAAATTCATATTCTTAGCAGATTTATAATTGCTATGACGTAAATCAATATATTTTAGGTAGCTATTGTTAAAGTCTGTGTTAATTAAGTTTGCATAACAAAACTTAGTGCCACTACAATAAATTGTAAATTTTGTTAGTTTAAAAAAATGAGAATATTGATTTTTTTTGGTAAATATAATTATGGTAAATAAACTACTAATTAAGAGTAATACTATTCCATAACTAATTGTTTGAGTATAAGCAAAATTAAAAAAATTAGCCATTAAAAAAGCTATAAAGATTGATAAAATACCATAAAATCCAGTGATAATCATATTAAAAACAACAAAAACACTTCCTAGAGATATAAACATTAAAACTATTACGCAACCTGTGCTAAGGTTTGTAAAACCGTTTATTAAGCTAAGAGTTAAAGCAAAGGGTAAGTGACTCATTCCCAGTAAAAAACCTGTAATAATGCCTATCAATCCTAAAAAAAAGGGAATAATAAATAGTTTAACTATAGTTGTTTTAAATAAGTGAAAAGGTAAAAAAAAGATACTAATAAAAGAGAGTATGAGAAAAAAAAGTCCAAAAATTATTGATGTGGAGTTAACATCAGAAAATATATAAAGATTGCTAATCGTTAAGATGAATATAGCAATTCCAATTATTATAAAAAAGAGTGTAAAAATTAATAAAATAATAATTATGTGATTGAATTGTATTCCTGTTGTGACTTGTTTAAATTGACAGTCTGAAAGATTTGCATAGCTAAAATTCGTATTTTTTAAAGAACATTGACTAAAATTTGCTCCACTTAGATTTTCGCCTTTAAAGGATAACCCATCAAGATTAAGAGATGTAAAATCCCTTTTTCCTTCTTGATATTCTTTTAGGATGTCATTTTTATTCATTCTCTATACCAAGGCTTGTAGAAGAGCTTGAAATTTAAGCTCAATTTCGGTTAACTCCTGCTCTGGTTTTGAACCAGCGACAATTCCAGCCCCGGCATATAATCTAGCACGATTACCCTGAATCAGTGCCGAGCGAATACCGACGATAAATTCACAATTACCATTAGTATCTAACCAACCAATGGGGGCAGCATATAAAGAGCGATCAAAATTTTCATAGTTTTCAATCTCTGCACAGGCTACATCAATGGGAATACCTGCCACAGCGGGGGTAGGATGTAATCGGGCGACAATTTCTAGGGGGTTACACTCGCCGATGATTTCTGCATAAATGGGAGTCCAAAGATGTTGAATATTAGATAATTTTAATAGCTGTAATGATGCTCTTTTGGGGTTTAATCCCATAACCGAAAGTTGCTCGAAGATGTAATCACTAACAAACTGATGTTCTCTTTTTTCTTTTTCACTATTAAGCAGATTTTCCCCTAATAAACTATCATCATAGTCGCTTTTGCCCCTTGGTGCTGAACCTGCGAGGGCGTCGGTGACTAATTGTCTATCCTGTATGGATAATAGTCTTTCTGGACTTGCCCCAAGAAAAAATTCTTC from the Cyanobacterium stanieri LEGE 03274 genome contains:
- a CDS encoding prepilin peptidase, yielding MYIAPYLVNLIVFVLGACIGSFLNVVIYRLPAKISLIHPPSRCPHCLHPLGVTENVPVFGWLWLGGRCRWCKTSISFRYPLIEAITGVLFVLIFLQFGISWLTLGYFIFVSWLISLALIDFDTLTLPNVLTQTGLVVGLIFQTVLGFIHNGVAGASQFLFTAILSAVIGIWLFDAILIIGTFVFGKPAMGGGDPKLVAMIGVWLGWQNVLITGFLACFVGTFFGLGAIALGGLKKGQPMPFGPFLVVGAIIALFYGDGLLSAYLDYMF
- a CDS encoding pentapeptide repeat-containing protein, translating into MNKNDILKEYQEGKRDFTSLNLDGLSFKGENLSGANFSQCSLKNTNFSYANLSDCQFKQVTTGIQFNHIIIILLIFTLFFIIIGIAIFILTISNLYIFSDVNSTSIIFGLFFLILSFISIFFLPFHLFKTTIVKLFIIPFFLGLIGIITGFLLGMSHLPFALTLSLINGFTNLSTGCVIVLMFISLGSVFVVFNMIITGFYGILSIFIAFLMANFFNFAYTQTISYGIVLLLISSLFTIIIFTKKNQYSHFFKLTKFTIYCSGTKFCYANLINTDFNNSYLKYIDLRHSNYKSAKNMNLNDKLILN